In Dioscorea cayenensis subsp. rotundata cultivar TDr96_F1 chromosome 11, TDr96_F1_v2_PseudoChromosome.rev07_lg8_w22 25.fasta, whole genome shotgun sequence, a single genomic region encodes these proteins:
- the LOC120272096 gene encoding WAT1-related protein At5g45370-like, with protein sequence MAPVIGGEELRAHLGMTMVQLLYGGYHVITKMALNVGMNQVVFCVYRDLVAVSILAPAAFFKERRVRPPLNGRLFFSFVLLGFTGIFCNQLLFLLGLSFTNPTYAAAVQPGIPVFTFILAVFTGAETVRILRKDGQVKVGGTLFCITGAVLMIFYRGPALIGHDGFKHVFPSGISTLMQPGPVGRFASAGLVYSELSLWHIGVVCLIGNCFFMAAYLVLQAPVLVKYPCSLSLTAYSYFFGAVFMVLTGLLTVEDHSAWIMTPSETIAIVYAGIFASAVNYGVVTWSNRILGPTLVALYNPLQPAASTILSTLFLGSPIYLGSIIGGVLIISGLYLVTWARYQESQVQTNIPYANEAEPLLCGDPSIIKTANVSSESSV encoded by the exons atggcaCCGGTGATAGGTGGAGAGGAGCTGCGAGCGCACTTGGGGATGACGATGGTTCAGCTCTTATACGGAGGCTACCATGTGATAACCAAGATGGCCTTGAACGTGGGGATGAACCAGGTTGTCTTCTGTGTCTACAGAGATCTTGTCGCTGTTTCAATCCTCGCTCCTGCTGCCTTCTTCAAAGAAAG AAGAGTCCGCCCTCCACTAAATGGACGActgtttttttcatttgtcttGCTAGGATTTACAGG GATTTTCTGCAATCAACTCTTGTTCCTGCTTGGCCTTAGCTTCACAAACCCTACTTATGCTGCAGCTGTTCAGCCTGGTATTCCAGTGTTTACATTCATTCTGGCTGTTTTTACTGG aGCTGAAACAGTAAGAATTCTCAGAAAAGATGGTCAGGTAAAAGTTGGAGGGACACTTTTTTGTATTACAGGTGCTGTTTTAATGATCTTTTATAGAGGCCCTGCTCTTATTGGACATGATGGTTTTAAGCACGTGTTTCCGAGTGGGATAAGCACACTTATGCAGCCAGGGCCTGTTGGAAGATTTGCATCTGCTGGTTTGGTGTATTCTGAGCTTAGCCTATGGCACATCGGTGTTGTGTGCTTAATTGGAAACTGTTTTTTTATGGCTGCTTATCTTGTCTTGCAG GCTCCAGTTCTGGTGAAATATCCATGCAGCTTGTCTTTGACAGCATACTCGTATTTTTTTGGTGCTGTCTTCATGGTTTTGACAGGACTGTTGACAGTTGAGGATCATTCTGCTTGGATAATGACTCCATCTGAAACTATTGCAATAGTCTATGCT GGCATTTTTGCATCTGCTGTAAACTATGGGGTTGTGACATGGTCCAATAGGATTCTAGGACCAACATTGGTGGCACTGTATAATCCGCTCCAACCTGCTGCATCGACCATCTTATCAACACTTTTTCTTGGGAGCCCAATTTATCTTGGAAG TATTATTGGGGGCGTATTGATCATCTCTGGCTTGTACCTAGTTACTTGGGCTCGTTACCAAGAAAGCCAAGTACAAACCAACATTCCTTACGCCAATGAAGCCGAGCCTCTTCTTTGTGGTGATCCATCAATCATAAAGACTGCAAATGTTTCTTCTGAATCTTCTGTTTAA